One Gemmatimonadaceae bacterium genomic window, GCAATCGAAAAGCGCGCGACCGGTTGCAATGGCGGGAGTGAGGTGCAGTACTATCGTCTCGAAGGCGGGATCCATCTCTGGTACACGGCGCCGATGAATGTCTCCGGGCAGATGCCGTACAATCCCGATCTGAGCTCATCGACGGGCGTCACGACCGATGAGATTTTGTGGAAGTTCTTCGCGGCGCATCCCAAGCAATGAGCGTCGTAGTGGTTCGTATTTGGTGGTTGGTTGCGCGTGACCAAGCACCAACGACTAATCACGACCTAATCACCACGCACCAACGACACGATCAGCTATTTCTGGCCGAGATCCCTCACCCAGATATTCCGAAAACTGATCGGCGCGCTCGGATCGCCATGCGCCTGTAGCTTGATCGGTGCCGGACCGTGCTTCTTGTACGACGGCGTGCCGATGTAGAGTGTCTCGCCTTTCAGCTCGACGTGATTCTGAACGAGCACGCCATTCTGCAAGGCCGTCACGAACGCCGGCGTTGCCATGGAGCCGTCCTCGTGGAAGGTCGGCGCGGTCCAGATGATATCGTACGTCTGCCACTCGCCCGGCTTCCGCATCGAGTTCACGAGCGGCGGATATTGCTTGTAGATGGCCGCGGCCTGGCCATTCACGTAGGTCTTGTTGTTGTACGAATCGAGAACCTGGATCTCGTAGCCCGCGTCGCCAGGCCCGGTGGACGCGAGGAAGACACCGCTG contains:
- a CDS encoding DUF1080 domain-containing protein, whose translation is MRFPRATIALALSCLGVSSALAQASKGRPEDTEVWTPVPPIVTPGRTDAAPPSDAIILFDGRNLDQWVSVKDRGPAAWPVADGILTVNKSAGNIETKRSFTNYQLHLEWRIPEAVTGEGQARGNSGVFLASTGPGDAGYEIQVLDSYNNKTYVNGQAAAIYKQYPPLVNSMRKPGEWQTYDIIWTAPTFHEDGSMATPAFVTALQNGVLVQNHVELKGETLYIGTPSYKKHGPAPIKLQAHGDPSAPISFRNIWVRDLGQK